A genome region from Hydrogenoanaerobacterium saccharovorans includes the following:
- the acpS gene encoding holo-ACP synthase: MMIQTGIDLIEVARIAKSMQKQRFMQHVFSPQEQEMFEKRGKNPQTVAVNFAAKEALSKALGTGIRGFALNEISLLRDEFGKPYFQLSGKILEIVQKNRYKLSVSVTHTKEYASAVVVCYGGIEP; the protein is encoded by the coding sequence ATGATGATACAAACCGGTATTGACTTGATAGAAGTGGCACGCATAGCCAAAAGCATGCAAAAACAACGCTTTATGCAACATGTGTTTTCACCGCAAGAGCAAGAAATGTTCGAAAAACGCGGCAAAAACCCTCAAACCGTGGCAGTGAATTTTGCGGCTAAAGAGGCACTTTCTAAGGCGCTGGGTACAGGGATACGAGGCTTTGCTCTGAACGAAATATCACTTTTGCGTGATGAGTTTGGTAAACCTTATTTTCAATTAAGCGGCAAAATTCTTGAAATTGTACAAAAAAATCGATATAAACTGTCAGTAAGTGTTACCCATACAAAAGAATATGCATCTGCGGTTGTAGTTTGTTACGGAGGTATAGAACCATGA